In a single window of the Drosophila albomicans strain 15112-1751.03 chromosome 3, ASM965048v2, whole genome shotgun sequence genome:
- the LOC117568297 gene encoding protein enabled isoform X5, translated as MAMKKLYAKTSFTSKKSNGSAAVVSGPILAYHQTANAMPTMCEFQPSPQQQHPQQQLHQSPAAQHEQLLIKRSQSLYSKATSKGVALPVAGGDYYSIEELQELDLLDYRHPMYHHYQQQELMMRQRSAAAYHEHEQLVLQLPKAQGGGGGTPTAIYEAPTWTTQTQATLLHDQAFEQSIIGARASVMVYDDNQKKWVPSGSSSGLSKVQIYHHQQNNTFRVVGRKLQDHEVVINCSILKGLKYNQATATFHQWRDAKYVYGLNFSSQSDAENFARAMMHALEVLSGRVINNPAGQPTNGNGYEEDMGYRTMTSEDAAILRQNNGIGGHITPSAQTPTSQTNQNNIPQSPPTPQGHHRTSSAPPAPQPQQQQQQQQQQPQLAPQAVSHYGPTANGPTSNGLPQQGNPQMQIPPAPGQAQQQQQQQQQQQYQQQPQQQPVYNTQQQQQQMVQAGYAPPQQYQQPHYVLSNSNPNLNLHQYPTQQPQPPMPPVHQNGGGPIYGATQPAHIPSSTSSNSVVYASQPQLIPQPPQAPGMPAPGYGQHNGQQPENPYGQVPLAPPMMQQPGSGAPMPPPLNRMSSTGGVAGAGPGQVAAPAPPPPPPTFGGAPPAPPQMFNGAPAPPQPPAPPAPPAMGGPPGAPGGPGGPGAPPPPPPPPGMGAGGAGKKDDPQADLMGSLASQLQQFKLKKNKSTTAAPENSGSSTSSGGSGNYGTIGRSSNGMASMMDEMAKTLARRRAQAEKKDPEPEPEVKQRPWEKSNTLPHKLSSGGSSGAASNAHGGANGSTGSGQSTTNSGGESPRPMRKRFGSASEETILKQVNGDGLSLALSNSDLDTLKAEIVREMRLEIQKVKNEIIDAIKSEFNRR; from the exons ATGGCCATGAAGAAACTTTATGCCAAAACCTCGTTCACAAGCAAGAAATCCAATGGAAGTGCCGCCGTTGTCTCTGGTCCCATTTTGGCGTATCATCAGACCGCCAATGCGATGCCAACCATGTGCGAGTTCCAACCATccccgcagcagcagcatccacaACAGCAGCTCCATCAATCGCCAGCTGCTCAACATGAGCAGTTGCTGATCAAGCGCAGCCAGAGTCTCTACAGCAAGGCAACGTCCAAGGGCGTTGCATTGCCTGTGGCTGGCGGTGATTACTACAGCATTGAGGAGCTGCAGGAGTTGGATCTGCTGGACTATCGCCATCCCATGTACCATCATTATCAGCAGCAGGAGTTGATGATGCGACAGCGTTCCGCTGCCGCCTACCATGAGCACGAGCAACTGGTGCTGCAACTGCCCAAGGCACAGGGAGGAGGCGGCGGCACGCCCACTGCCATCTATGAGGCGCCCACCTGGACAACACAGACGCAAGCAACGCTGCTCCATGATCAAGCTTT TGAACAAAGCATTATTGGAGCCCGTGCCTCAGTGATGGTGTACGATGACAACCAGAAGAAGTGGGTGCCTTCGGGCAGCTCGTCGGGACTGAGTAAAGTGCAGATCTATCATCATCAGCAGAATAACACATTCCGTGTCGTGGGTCGCAAGTTGCAGGACCACGAGGTGGTCATCAACTGCTCCATTTTGAAGGGACTCAAATACAATCAGGCCACAGCCACATTCCATCAATGGCGTGATGCTAAATATGTGTATGGTCTCAACTTTTCCAGCCAGAGCGATGCCGAGAACTTTGCGCGCGCCATGATGCATGCCCTAGAG GTGCTGAGCGGTCGTGTGATCAATAATCCAGCCGGTCAACCCACAAATGGCAATGGCTACGAAGAGGATATGGGCTATCGCACGATGACCAGCGAGGATGCTGCTATATTGCGACAGAACAACGGCATTGGTGGACACATAACGCCCTCGGCGCAAACGCCCACCTCACAGACAAATCAGAATAACATACCACAGAGTCCGCCAACGCCACAGGGACACCATCGCACCAGCAG CGCACCACCGGCgccacaaccacagcaacagcagcaacaacaacaacagcagccacagctggCGCCTCAAGCGGTTTCCCATTACGGACCCACTGCCAACGGGCCAACGTCCAATGGACTGCCACAGCAGGGCAATCCTCAAATGCAGATTCCACCTGCACCCGGtcaggcacaacaacaacagcagcagcaacaacagcaacagtatcaacagcagccacaacagcagcccGTCTACAatacacaacagcagcagcagcagatggtGCAAGCGGGCTATGCGCCTCCTCAG CAGTACCAGCAGCCCCACTATGTGCTCTCAAACTCTAATCCCAATCTCAATCTACATCAATACCCgacacagcagccacagccgccGATGCCGCCCGTGCATCAGAATGGAGGCGGGCCCATCTACGGGGCCACACAGCCCGCCCATATCCCCAGCTCGACCAGCTCCAACAGCGTTGTGTATGCCAGTCAGCCGCAGTTGATACCACAGCCTCCCCAGGCGCCCGGTATGCCAGCTCCCGGATACGGACAACACAATGGACAGCAGCCGGAGAATCCCTATGGGCAAGTGCCGTTGGCGCCGCCAATGATGCAACAGCCAGGCAGTGGTGCACCCATGCCGCCACCACTTAATCGCATGAGCAGCACAGGCGGAGTTGCTGGCGCAGGTCCAGGACAGGTGGCAGCTCCGgcgccgccaccaccaccacccaCATTTGGCGGTGCACCGCCGGCACCACCACAGATGTTCAATGGTGCACCCGCACCACCACAGCCGCCGGCACCACCTGCTCCACCAGCTATGGGCGGACCTCCAGGTGCCCCAGGCGGTCCGGGTGGTCCAGGTgcaccaccgccgccgccaccgcctccTGGCATGGGTGCAGGCGGCGCAGGCAAAAAGGATGATCCCCAAGCCGATCTCATGGGTTCGCTGGCCTCGCAATTGCAGCAGTTCAAGCTCAAAAAGAACAAG TCAACCACAGCTGCTCCGGagaacagcggcagcagcacttcgagtggcggcagcggcaatTATGGCACCATTGGTCGCAGCTCCAATGGCATGGCTTCGATGATGGACGAGATGGCCAAGACGCTGGCTCGGCGACGTGCGCAGGCAGAAAAGAAAGAT CCTGAGCCGGAACCAGAAGTCAAGCAGCGGCCATGGGAGAAGTCAAACACATTGCCACACAAGCTCAGCAGTGGAGGCAGCAGTGGTGCAGCGTCCAATGCGCATGGCGGAGCTAACGGCAGCACCGGCAGCGGTCAGAGCACAACGAATAGCGGTGGTGAATCGCCACGACCCATGCGCAAGCGCTTTGGCAGCGCTAGTGAAGAGACTATTCTCAAG CAGGTTAATGGCGATGGTCTATCACTGGCACTGTCCAACAGCGATCTGGACACCCTGAAGGCTGAGATAGTGCGCGAAATGCGCCTAGAAATACAGAAAGTCAAAAACGAAATCATAGACG ctaTCAAATCGGAGTTCAATCGTAGATAG
- the LOC117568297 gene encoding protein enabled isoform X3, whose product MAMKKLYAKTSFTSKKSNGSAAVVSGPILAYHQTANAMPTMCEFQPSPQQQHPQQQLHQSPAAQHEQLLIKRSQSLYSKATSKGVALPVAGGDYYSIEELQELDLLDYRHPMYHHYQQQELMMRQRSAAAYHEHEQLVLQLPKAQGGGGGTPTAIYEAPTWTTQTQATLLHDQAFEQSIIGARASVMVYDDNQKKWVPSGSSSGLSKVQIYHHQQNNTFRVVGRKLQDHEVVINCSILKGLKYNQATATFHQWRDAKYVYGLNFSSQSDAENFARAMMHALEVLSGRVINNPAGQPTNGNGYEEDMGYRTMTSEDAAILRQNNGIGGHITPSAQTPTSQTNQNNIPQSPPTPQGHHRTSRNSLSAPPAPQPQQQQQQQQQQPQLAPQAVSHYGPTANGPTSNGLPQQGNPQMQIPPAPGQAQQQQQQQQQQQYQQQPQQQPVYNTQQQQQQMVQAGYAPPQYQQPHYVLSNSNPNLNLHQYPTQQPQPPMPPVHQNGGGPIYGATQPAHIPSSTSSNSVVYASQPQLIPQPPQAPGMPAPGYGQHNGQQPENPYGQVPLAPPMMQQPGSGAPMPPPLNRMSSTGGVAGAGPGQVAAPAPPPPPPTFGGAPPAPPQMFNGAPAPPQPPAPPAPPAMGGPPGAPGGPGGPGAPPPPPPPPGMGAGGAGKKDDPQADLMGSLASQLQQFKLKKNKSTTAAPENSGSSTSSGGSGNYGTIGRSSNGMASMMDEMAKTLARRRAQAEKKDPEPEPEVKQRPWEKSNTLPHKLSSGGSSGAASNAHGGANGSTGSGQSTTNSGGESPRPMRKRFGSASEETILKQVNGDGLSLALSNSDLDTLKAEIVREMRLEIQKVKNEIIDAIKSEFNRR is encoded by the exons ATGGCCATGAAGAAACTTTATGCCAAAACCTCGTTCACAAGCAAGAAATCCAATGGAAGTGCCGCCGTTGTCTCTGGTCCCATTTTGGCGTATCATCAGACCGCCAATGCGATGCCAACCATGTGCGAGTTCCAACCATccccgcagcagcagcatccacaACAGCAGCTCCATCAATCGCCAGCTGCTCAACATGAGCAGTTGCTGATCAAGCGCAGCCAGAGTCTCTACAGCAAGGCAACGTCCAAGGGCGTTGCATTGCCTGTGGCTGGCGGTGATTACTACAGCATTGAGGAGCTGCAGGAGTTGGATCTGCTGGACTATCGCCATCCCATGTACCATCATTATCAGCAGCAGGAGTTGATGATGCGACAGCGTTCCGCTGCCGCCTACCATGAGCACGAGCAACTGGTGCTGCAACTGCCCAAGGCACAGGGAGGAGGCGGCGGCACGCCCACTGCCATCTATGAGGCGCCCACCTGGACAACACAGACGCAAGCAACGCTGCTCCATGATCAAGCTTT TGAACAAAGCATTATTGGAGCCCGTGCCTCAGTGATGGTGTACGATGACAACCAGAAGAAGTGGGTGCCTTCGGGCAGCTCGTCGGGACTGAGTAAAGTGCAGATCTATCATCATCAGCAGAATAACACATTCCGTGTCGTGGGTCGCAAGTTGCAGGACCACGAGGTGGTCATCAACTGCTCCATTTTGAAGGGACTCAAATACAATCAGGCCACAGCCACATTCCATCAATGGCGTGATGCTAAATATGTGTATGGTCTCAACTTTTCCAGCCAGAGCGATGCCGAGAACTTTGCGCGCGCCATGATGCATGCCCTAGAG GTGCTGAGCGGTCGTGTGATCAATAATCCAGCCGGTCAACCCACAAATGGCAATGGCTACGAAGAGGATATGGGCTATCGCACGATGACCAGCGAGGATGCTGCTATATTGCGACAGAACAACGGCATTGGTGGACACATAACGCCCTCGGCGCAAACGCCCACCTCACAGACAAATCAGAATAACATACCACAGAGTCCGCCAACGCCACAGGGACACCATCGCACCAGCAG GAATTCCCTCAGCGCACCACCGGCgccacaaccacagcaacagcagcaacaacaacaacagcagccacagctggCGCCTCAAGCGGTTTCCCATTACGGACCCACTGCCAACGGGCCAACGTCCAATGGACTGCCACAGCAGGGCAATCCTCAAATGCAGATTCCACCTGCACCCGGtcaggcacaacaacaacagcagcagcaacaacagcaacagtatcaacagcagccacaacagcagcccGTCTACAatacacaacagcagcagcagcagatggtGCAAGCGGGCTATGCGCCTCCTCAG TACCAGCAGCCCCACTATGTGCTCTCAAACTCTAATCCCAATCTCAATCTACATCAATACCCgacacagcagccacagccgccGATGCCGCCCGTGCATCAGAATGGAGGCGGGCCCATCTACGGGGCCACACAGCCCGCCCATATCCCCAGCTCGACCAGCTCCAACAGCGTTGTGTATGCCAGTCAGCCGCAGTTGATACCACAGCCTCCCCAGGCGCCCGGTATGCCAGCTCCCGGATACGGACAACACAATGGACAGCAGCCGGAGAATCCCTATGGGCAAGTGCCGTTGGCGCCGCCAATGATGCAACAGCCAGGCAGTGGTGCACCCATGCCGCCACCACTTAATCGCATGAGCAGCACAGGCGGAGTTGCTGGCGCAGGTCCAGGACAGGTGGCAGCTCCGgcgccgccaccaccaccacccaCATTTGGCGGTGCACCGCCGGCACCACCACAGATGTTCAATGGTGCACCCGCACCACCACAGCCGCCGGCACCACCTGCTCCACCAGCTATGGGCGGACCTCCAGGTGCCCCAGGCGGTCCGGGTGGTCCAGGTgcaccaccgccgccgccaccgcctccTGGCATGGGTGCAGGCGGCGCAGGCAAAAAGGATGATCCCCAAGCCGATCTCATGGGTTCGCTGGCCTCGCAATTGCAGCAGTTCAAGCTCAAAAAGAACAAG TCAACCACAGCTGCTCCGGagaacagcggcagcagcacttcgagtggcggcagcggcaatTATGGCACCATTGGTCGCAGCTCCAATGGCATGGCTTCGATGATGGACGAGATGGCCAAGACGCTGGCTCGGCGACGTGCGCAGGCAGAAAAGAAAGAT CCTGAGCCGGAACCAGAAGTCAAGCAGCGGCCATGGGAGAAGTCAAACACATTGCCACACAAGCTCAGCAGTGGAGGCAGCAGTGGTGCAGCGTCCAATGCGCATGGCGGAGCTAACGGCAGCACCGGCAGCGGTCAGAGCACAACGAATAGCGGTGGTGAATCGCCACGACCCATGCGCAAGCGCTTTGGCAGCGCTAGTGAAGAGACTATTCTCAAG CAGGTTAATGGCGATGGTCTATCACTGGCACTGTCCAACAGCGATCTGGACACCCTGAAGGCTGAGATAGTGCGCGAAATGCGCCTAGAAATACAGAAAGTCAAAAACGAAATCATAGACG ctaTCAAATCGGAGTTCAATCGTAGATAG
- the LOC117568297 gene encoding protein enabled isoform X4 — translation MAMKKLYAKTSFTSKKSNGSAAVVSGPILAYHQTANAMPTMCEFQPSPQQQHPQQQLHQSPAAQHEQLLIKRSQSLYSKATSKGVALPVAGGDYYSIEELQELDLLDYRHPMYHHYQQQELMMRQRSAAAYHEHEQLVLQLPKAQGGGGGTPTAIYEAPTWTTQTQATLLHDQAFEQSIIGARASVMVYDDNQKKWVPSGSSSGLSKVQIYHHQQNNTFRVVGRKLQDHEVVINCSILKGLKYNQATATFHQWRDAKYVYGLNFSSQSDAENFARAMMHALEVLSGRVINNPAGQPTNGNGYEEDMGYRTMTSEDAAILRQNNGIGGHITPSAQTPTSQTNQNNIPQSPPTPQGHHRTSRNSLSAPPAPQPQQQQQQQQQQPQLAPQAVSHYGPTANGPTSNGLPQQGNPQMQIPPAPGQAQQQQQQQQQQQYQQQPQQQPVYNTQQQQQQMVQAGYAPPQYQQPHYVLSNSNPNLNLHQYPTQQPQPPMPPVHQNGGGPIYGATQPAHIPSSTSSNSVVYASQPQLIPQPPQAPGMPAPGYGQHNGQQPENPYGQVPLAPPMMQQPGSGAPMPPPLNRMSSTGGVAGAGPGQVAAPAPPPPPPTFGGAPPAPPQMFNGAPAPPQPPAPPAPPAMGGPPGAPGGPGGPGAPPPPPPPPGMGAGGAGKKDDPQADLMGSLASQLQQFKLKKNKSTTAAPENSGSSTSSGGSGNYGTIGRSSNGMASMMDEMAKTLARRRAQAEKKDPEPEPEVKQRPWEKSNTLPHKLSSGGSSGAASNAHGGANGSTGSGQSTTNSGGESPRPMRKRFGSASEETILKVNGDGLSLALSNSDLDTLKAEIVREMRLEIQKVKNEIIDAIKSEFNRR, via the exons ATGGCCATGAAGAAACTTTATGCCAAAACCTCGTTCACAAGCAAGAAATCCAATGGAAGTGCCGCCGTTGTCTCTGGTCCCATTTTGGCGTATCATCAGACCGCCAATGCGATGCCAACCATGTGCGAGTTCCAACCATccccgcagcagcagcatccacaACAGCAGCTCCATCAATCGCCAGCTGCTCAACATGAGCAGTTGCTGATCAAGCGCAGCCAGAGTCTCTACAGCAAGGCAACGTCCAAGGGCGTTGCATTGCCTGTGGCTGGCGGTGATTACTACAGCATTGAGGAGCTGCAGGAGTTGGATCTGCTGGACTATCGCCATCCCATGTACCATCATTATCAGCAGCAGGAGTTGATGATGCGACAGCGTTCCGCTGCCGCCTACCATGAGCACGAGCAACTGGTGCTGCAACTGCCCAAGGCACAGGGAGGAGGCGGCGGCACGCCCACTGCCATCTATGAGGCGCCCACCTGGACAACACAGACGCAAGCAACGCTGCTCCATGATCAAGCTTT TGAACAAAGCATTATTGGAGCCCGTGCCTCAGTGATGGTGTACGATGACAACCAGAAGAAGTGGGTGCCTTCGGGCAGCTCGTCGGGACTGAGTAAAGTGCAGATCTATCATCATCAGCAGAATAACACATTCCGTGTCGTGGGTCGCAAGTTGCAGGACCACGAGGTGGTCATCAACTGCTCCATTTTGAAGGGACTCAAATACAATCAGGCCACAGCCACATTCCATCAATGGCGTGATGCTAAATATGTGTATGGTCTCAACTTTTCCAGCCAGAGCGATGCCGAGAACTTTGCGCGCGCCATGATGCATGCCCTAGAG GTGCTGAGCGGTCGTGTGATCAATAATCCAGCCGGTCAACCCACAAATGGCAATGGCTACGAAGAGGATATGGGCTATCGCACGATGACCAGCGAGGATGCTGCTATATTGCGACAGAACAACGGCATTGGTGGACACATAACGCCCTCGGCGCAAACGCCCACCTCACAGACAAATCAGAATAACATACCACAGAGTCCGCCAACGCCACAGGGACACCATCGCACCAGCAG GAATTCCCTCAGCGCACCACCGGCgccacaaccacagcaacagcagcaacaacaacaacagcagccacagctggCGCCTCAAGCGGTTTCCCATTACGGACCCACTGCCAACGGGCCAACGTCCAATGGACTGCCACAGCAGGGCAATCCTCAAATGCAGATTCCACCTGCACCCGGtcaggcacaacaacaacagcagcagcaacaacagcaacagtatcaacagcagccacaacagcagcccGTCTACAatacacaacagcagcagcagcagatggtGCAAGCGGGCTATGCGCCTCCTCAG TACCAGCAGCCCCACTATGTGCTCTCAAACTCTAATCCCAATCTCAATCTACATCAATACCCgacacagcagccacagccgccGATGCCGCCCGTGCATCAGAATGGAGGCGGGCCCATCTACGGGGCCACACAGCCCGCCCATATCCCCAGCTCGACCAGCTCCAACAGCGTTGTGTATGCCAGTCAGCCGCAGTTGATACCACAGCCTCCCCAGGCGCCCGGTATGCCAGCTCCCGGATACGGACAACACAATGGACAGCAGCCGGAGAATCCCTATGGGCAAGTGCCGTTGGCGCCGCCAATGATGCAACAGCCAGGCAGTGGTGCACCCATGCCGCCACCACTTAATCGCATGAGCAGCACAGGCGGAGTTGCTGGCGCAGGTCCAGGACAGGTGGCAGCTCCGgcgccgccaccaccaccacccaCATTTGGCGGTGCACCGCCGGCACCACCACAGATGTTCAATGGTGCACCCGCACCACCACAGCCGCCGGCACCACCTGCTCCACCAGCTATGGGCGGACCTCCAGGTGCCCCAGGCGGTCCGGGTGGTCCAGGTgcaccaccgccgccgccaccgcctccTGGCATGGGTGCAGGCGGCGCAGGCAAAAAGGATGATCCCCAAGCCGATCTCATGGGTTCGCTGGCCTCGCAATTGCAGCAGTTCAAGCTCAAAAAGAACAAG TCAACCACAGCTGCTCCGGagaacagcggcagcagcacttcgagtggcggcagcggcaatTATGGCACCATTGGTCGCAGCTCCAATGGCATGGCTTCGATGATGGACGAGATGGCCAAGACGCTGGCTCGGCGACGTGCGCAGGCAGAAAAGAAAGAT CCTGAGCCGGAACCAGAAGTCAAGCAGCGGCCATGGGAGAAGTCAAACACATTGCCACACAAGCTCAGCAGTGGAGGCAGCAGTGGTGCAGCGTCCAATGCGCATGGCGGAGCTAACGGCAGCACCGGCAGCGGTCAGAGCACAACGAATAGCGGTGGTGAATCGCCACGACCCATGCGCAAGCGCTTTGGCAGCGCTAGTGAAGAGACTATTCTCAAG GTTAATGGCGATGGTCTATCACTGGCACTGTCCAACAGCGATCTGGACACCCTGAAGGCTGAGATAGTGCGCGAAATGCGCCTAGAAATACAGAAAGTCAAAAACGAAATCATAGACG ctaTCAAATCGGAGTTCAATCGTAGATAG
- the LOC117568297 gene encoding protein enabled isoform X8 — protein MAMKKLYAKTSFTSKKSNGSAAVVSGPILAYHQTANAMPTMCEFQPSPQQQHPQQQLHQSPAAQHEQLLIKRSQSLYSKATSKGVALPVAGGDYYSIEELQELDLLDYRHPMYHHYQQQELMMRQRSAAAYHEHEQLVLQLPKAQGGGGGTPTAIYEAPTWTTQTQATLLHDQAFEQSIIGARASVMVYDDNQKKWVPSGSSSGLSKVQIYHHQQNNTFRVVGRKLQDHEVVINCSILKGLKYNQATATFHQWRDAKYVYGLNFSSQSDAENFARAMMHALEVLSGRVINNPAGQPTNGNGYEEDMGYRTMTSEDAAILRQNNGIGGHITPSAQTPTSQTNQNNIPQSPPTPQGHHRTSRNSLSAPPAPQPQQQQQQQQQQPQLAPQAVSHYGPTANGPTSNGLPQQGNPQMQIPPAPGQAQQQQQQQQQQQYQQQPQQQPVYNTQQQQQQMVQAGYAPPQQPQPPMPPVHQNGGGPIYGATQPAHIPSSTSSNSVVYASQPQLIPQPPQAPGMPAPGYGQHNGQQPENPYGQVPLAPPMMQQPGSGAPMPPPLNRMSSTGGVAGAGPGQVAAPAPPPPPPTFGGAPPAPPQMFNGAPAPPQPPAPPAPPAMGGPPGAPGGPGGPGAPPPPPPPPGMGAGGAGKKDDPQADLMGSLASQLQQFKLKKNKSTTAAPENSGSSTSSGGSGNYGTIGRSSNGMASMMDEMAKTLARRRAQAEKKDPEPEPEVKQRPWEKSNTLPHKLSSGGSSGAASNAHGGANGSTGSGQSTTNSGGESPRPMRKRFGSASEETILKVNGDGLSLALSNSDLDTLKAEIVREMRLEIQKVKNEIIDAIKSEFNRR, from the exons ATGGCCATGAAGAAACTTTATGCCAAAACCTCGTTCACAAGCAAGAAATCCAATGGAAGTGCCGCCGTTGTCTCTGGTCCCATTTTGGCGTATCATCAGACCGCCAATGCGATGCCAACCATGTGCGAGTTCCAACCATccccgcagcagcagcatccacaACAGCAGCTCCATCAATCGCCAGCTGCTCAACATGAGCAGTTGCTGATCAAGCGCAGCCAGAGTCTCTACAGCAAGGCAACGTCCAAGGGCGTTGCATTGCCTGTGGCTGGCGGTGATTACTACAGCATTGAGGAGCTGCAGGAGTTGGATCTGCTGGACTATCGCCATCCCATGTACCATCATTATCAGCAGCAGGAGTTGATGATGCGACAGCGTTCCGCTGCCGCCTACCATGAGCACGAGCAACTGGTGCTGCAACTGCCCAAGGCACAGGGAGGAGGCGGCGGCACGCCCACTGCCATCTATGAGGCGCCCACCTGGACAACACAGACGCAAGCAACGCTGCTCCATGATCAAGCTTT TGAACAAAGCATTATTGGAGCCCGTGCCTCAGTGATGGTGTACGATGACAACCAGAAGAAGTGGGTGCCTTCGGGCAGCTCGTCGGGACTGAGTAAAGTGCAGATCTATCATCATCAGCAGAATAACACATTCCGTGTCGTGGGTCGCAAGTTGCAGGACCACGAGGTGGTCATCAACTGCTCCATTTTGAAGGGACTCAAATACAATCAGGCCACAGCCACATTCCATCAATGGCGTGATGCTAAATATGTGTATGGTCTCAACTTTTCCAGCCAGAGCGATGCCGAGAACTTTGCGCGCGCCATGATGCATGCCCTAGAG GTGCTGAGCGGTCGTGTGATCAATAATCCAGCCGGTCAACCCACAAATGGCAATGGCTACGAAGAGGATATGGGCTATCGCACGATGACCAGCGAGGATGCTGCTATATTGCGACAGAACAACGGCATTGGTGGACACATAACGCCCTCGGCGCAAACGCCCACCTCACAGACAAATCAGAATAACATACCACAGAGTCCGCCAACGCCACAGGGACACCATCGCACCAGCAG GAATTCCCTCAGCGCACCACCGGCgccacaaccacagcaacagcagcaacaacaacaacagcagccacagctggCGCCTCAAGCGGTTTCCCATTACGGACCCACTGCCAACGGGCCAACGTCCAATGGACTGCCACAGCAGGGCAATCCTCAAATGCAGATTCCACCTGCACCCGGtcaggcacaacaacaacagcagcagcaacaacagcaacagtatcaacagcagccacaacagcagcccGTCTACAatacacaacagcagcagcagcagatggtGCAAGCGGGCTATGCGCCTCCTCAG cagccacagccgccGATGCCGCCCGTGCATCAGAATGGAGGCGGGCCCATCTACGGGGCCACACAGCCCGCCCATATCCCCAGCTCGACCAGCTCCAACAGCGTTGTGTATGCCAGTCAGCCGCAGTTGATACCACAGCCTCCCCAGGCGCCCGGTATGCCAGCTCCCGGATACGGACAACACAATGGACAGCAGCCGGAGAATCCCTATGGGCAAGTGCCGTTGGCGCCGCCAATGATGCAACAGCCAGGCAGTGGTGCACCCATGCCGCCACCACTTAATCGCATGAGCAGCACAGGCGGAGTTGCTGGCGCAGGTCCAGGACAGGTGGCAGCTCCGgcgccgccaccaccaccacccaCATTTGGCGGTGCACCGCCGGCACCACCACAGATGTTCAATGGTGCACCCGCACCACCACAGCCGCCGGCACCACCTGCTCCACCAGCTATGGGCGGACCTCCAGGTGCCCCAGGCGGTCCGGGTGGTCCAGGTgcaccaccgccgccgccaccgcctccTGGCATGGGTGCAGGCGGCGCAGGCAAAAAGGATGATCCCCAAGCCGATCTCATGGGTTCGCTGGCCTCGCAATTGCAGCAGTTCAAGCTCAAAAAGAACAAG TCAACCACAGCTGCTCCGGagaacagcggcagcagcacttcgagtggcggcagcggcaatTATGGCACCATTGGTCGCAGCTCCAATGGCATGGCTTCGATGATGGACGAGATGGCCAAGACGCTGGCTCGGCGACGTGCGCAGGCAGAAAAGAAAGAT CCTGAGCCGGAACCAGAAGTCAAGCAGCGGCCATGGGAGAAGTCAAACACATTGCCACACAAGCTCAGCAGTGGAGGCAGCAGTGGTGCAGCGTCCAATGCGCATGGCGGAGCTAACGGCAGCACCGGCAGCGGTCAGAGCACAACGAATAGCGGTGGTGAATCGCCACGACCCATGCGCAAGCGCTTTGGCAGCGCTAGTGAAGAGACTATTCTCAAG GTTAATGGCGATGGTCTATCACTGGCACTGTCCAACAGCGATCTGGACACCCTGAAGGCTGAGATAGTGCGCGAAATGCGCCTAGAAATACAGAAAGTCAAAAACGAAATCATAGACG ctaTCAAATCGGAGTTCAATCGTAGATAG